In one window of Verrucomicrobiota bacterium DNA:
- a CDS encoding metal-dependent hydrolase: MTWPLAAGSVEIPKQKKFGGLIDVNVSLGAWPFRGSGSGRETAAWVRKLRKAGVTQAWAGSFEAMFQKDLHSVNDRLARDCRTFGRGILQPFGTVNPAAPDWREEWRRCRFERGMLGIRLFPGYHGYALDDARFRELLRMAAASGAVVQLALQMEDERMVHPRVQIPMLEAGPLAESVAGVRGLKLVLLNSFRVLRAKPLLQVLAAGDVFLEISSLEGMGGIESLLAEVPSGRVLFGSHAPFLYFESAILKLKESGLEGKSLEALKHANAAGLVAGV; the protein is encoded by the coding sequence ATGACGTGGCCTCTCGCGGCGGGAAGTGTGGAGATCCCGAAGCAGAAAAAGTTTGGAGGGTTGATCGACGTGAATGTCAGTTTGGGTGCCTGGCCGTTTCGCGGATCAGGAAGCGGGCGGGAAACGGCAGCTTGGGTGCGGAAGTTGAGGAAGGCCGGGGTGACGCAAGCCTGGGCGGGTAGTTTTGAGGCGATGTTCCAGAAGGACCTTCATTCCGTGAACGACCGTTTGGCGCGGGATTGCCGGACCTTCGGGCGGGGCATTTTACAGCCTTTTGGAACGGTGAATCCAGCGGCTCCGGATTGGCGGGAGGAATGGCGCCGGTGCCGCTTCGAGCGGGGCATGCTCGGGATCAGGCTGTTCCCAGGTTACCATGGCTACGCTCTGGACGATGCTCGATTCCGGGAATTGCTTCGGATGGCGGCCGCTTCGGGAGCCGTCGTGCAATTGGCCCTGCAGATGGAAGACGAGCGGATGGTCCATCCGCGTGTCCAGATTCCGATGTTGGAAGCGGGTCCGTTGGCCGAGAGTGTGGCCGGGGTGCGTGGATTGAAGCTGGTGTTGCTCAATTCCTTCAGGGTTTTGAGGGCGAAGCCTTTGTTGCAAGTGTTGGCTGCGGGCGATGTGTTTCTTGAGATCTCGAGCCTGGAGGGCATGGGCGGGATTGAATCTTTGCTGGCGGAGGTGCCGTCTGGACGGGTGTTGTTTGGGTCCCATGCGCCGTTCCTTTACTTCGAGTCAGCGATTCTCAAGCTCAAGGAATCGGGGTTGGAGGGGAAATCGTTGGAGGCGTTGAAGCACGCCAACGCGGCGGGGTTGGTGGCGGGTGTGTAA
- a CDS encoding amidohydrolase has product MQIWDLHCHLGGMAGNSPEERMGRLLRYADRMGIARVCVFMGMTWEYDPKPEKFRQDNADVLRAVRAHPDRVFGFVYLNPGYVRESLEELERHVAEGPMVGVKLWVARRCTGPELDPIVHRAGELKAPVFQHTWIKVTGNLPGESTPMDLAQLAGRHPSVRFICGHAGGDWEWGLRAVRSSSNVWVELGGGDPVAGFTEMAVRELGVRRVLFGSDAPGRSFASQLGKVMGADLTDRERESILGRNLRELLTPILERKGVKA; this is encoded by the coding sequence ATGCAGATCTGGGATCTACACTGTCATTTGGGTGGCATGGCGGGGAACTCGCCCGAGGAGAGGATGGGGCGTTTGCTGCGTTATGCGGATCGCATGGGCATCGCCAGGGTTTGCGTCTTCATGGGGATGACTTGGGAATACGATCCGAAGCCGGAGAAGTTCCGCCAAGACAACGCCGACGTGTTGCGGGCTGTGCGGGCACATCCAGACCGGGTGTTTGGATTCGTTTATCTGAATCCGGGTTATGTCCGGGAAAGCCTGGAGGAATTGGAACGTCACGTGGCAGAGGGGCCGATGGTAGGGGTCAAACTTTGGGTGGCGAGACGATGCACGGGGCCGGAGTTGGATCCCATCGTCCATCGGGCCGGGGAATTGAAAGCCCCCGTTTTCCAGCACACGTGGATCAAGGTGACGGGGAATCTGCCGGGAGAATCGACGCCGATGGACCTCGCGCAACTGGCGGGCCGGCATCCTTCGGTGCGATTCATTTGCGGGCATGCGGGAGGGGATTGGGAATGGGGTTTGCGGGCGGTGCGTTCCTCAAGCAACGTTTGGGTCGAGCTGGGTGGTGGCGATCCCGTGGCGGGTTTTACGGAAATGGCGGTTCGTGAGCTGGGAGTGAGGCGCGTCTTGTTTGGGAGTGACGCACCGGGACGGAGTTTCGCCTCCCAACTCGGCAAAGTGATGGGTGCGGATCTGACGGACCGCGAGCGGGAGTCGATTTTGGGCCGTAATTTGCGCGAGCTTCTGACTCCCATCCTCGAACGAAAGGGTGTGAAAGCATGA
- a CDS encoding DNA helicase UvrD: protein MFDPASLNPQQRLAVETTDGPVLILAGAGTGKTRVITCRIARLIQKRVSPSNILGVTFTNKAAREMQERVAGMIGTPARTRRAPGQEAPERPTLCTFHSLCVRILRQHIDKLGYKRNFVIYDESEQLGVIRKLMSHLSISQDKASPEEILAALGKIRAGGPRGIRFSDESSAALAEHFRAKYESALRACNAVDFDDLILLTLRLFREHPDALEACRARYRYVMVDEYQDTNAAQFELIHALTKEHRNCCVVGDDDQSIYGWRGAEIANLLDLEKHYPEVKIIKLEQNYRSTSVILEAANALIRNNPRRRGKSLWSAKGRGALIGLQCFENEEEEARVIVETIENARHLRRVPWGHQAILFRTNIQSRPLETALRKAGVRYHLIGGQSFFDRREVRDFTAYLKVLLNPHDDISLLRIANVPARGLSDVTMERLLAASQERQASVFNTMRHTDVLGTLPARAGEAVRTFSQMIESRRQQLESTVDLKLGPWSQEWLKTMGYLDELRRAEKDPETSENRVRHLQDLAATLDVAGDPADPALKRLEAFLEDITLDREREEDKEAGDAVTLITIHSCKGLEFPHVYVAGLEEGLLPHTRSKEEGTTDEERRLFYVAITRAMESLMLSHCATRKKYGQASPCHPSSFLREVPTELTEDLEARGKAPVRTSEGKARFDALRAAIG from the coding sequence ATGTTCGATCCCGCGTCGCTCAATCCGCAACAGCGCCTTGCCGTCGAAACAACGGACGGGCCTGTCCTCATCCTCGCCGGCGCGGGCACCGGCAAGACCCGCGTCATCACCTGCCGCATCGCACGGCTGATCCAAAAGCGCGTGTCCCCCTCGAACATCCTCGGGGTCACTTTCACCAACAAAGCCGCCCGCGAAATGCAGGAACGCGTCGCCGGCATGATCGGAACCCCCGCCCGAACGCGTCGCGCTCCGGGACAGGAAGCGCCCGAACGCCCCACGCTTTGCACCTTCCACTCGCTGTGTGTGCGGATCCTCCGCCAGCACATCGACAAGCTCGGCTACAAACGCAACTTTGTCATCTATGACGAGTCGGAACAGCTCGGGGTCATCCGCAAGTTGATGAGCCATCTTTCCATCAGCCAGGACAAGGCTTCACCCGAGGAAATCCTCGCCGCCCTCGGCAAAATCCGCGCCGGCGGCCCGCGAGGAATCCGCTTTTCTGACGAGTCCTCCGCCGCGCTCGCCGAACACTTCCGCGCCAAGTACGAATCCGCCCTGCGCGCCTGCAACGCCGTCGATTTCGACGACCTCATCCTGCTCACCCTGCGCCTGTTCCGCGAGCATCCCGACGCGCTCGAGGCCTGCCGCGCCCGTTATCGCTACGTGATGGTGGACGAATACCAGGACACCAACGCGGCCCAGTTCGAGCTCATTCATGCCCTCACCAAGGAGCATCGCAATTGTTGCGTGGTCGGCGACGACGACCAAAGCATCTATGGCTGGCGCGGGGCCGAAATCGCCAACCTGCTCGACCTGGAAAAACACTATCCCGAAGTCAAAATCATCAAGCTCGAGCAGAACTACCGCTCGACCAGCGTCATCCTCGAAGCCGCCAACGCCCTCATTCGGAACAATCCGCGACGGCGCGGAAAATCCCTGTGGTCCGCCAAGGGCCGGGGCGCGCTCATCGGCCTCCAATGCTTCGAAAATGAGGAGGAAGAGGCACGGGTCATCGTTGAAACCATCGAGAACGCACGCCACCTCCGCCGGGTGCCCTGGGGTCATCAAGCGATTCTTTTTCGCACGAACATCCAGTCGCGTCCGCTCGAAACCGCGCTGCGCAAAGCGGGCGTGCGCTATCATTTGATCGGCGGACAAAGCTTTTTCGACCGGCGGGAGGTGCGCGATTTCACAGCCTACCTCAAGGTGCTCCTGAATCCCCACGACGACATCAGCCTGCTGCGCATCGCCAATGTCCCCGCGCGCGGATTGAGTGACGTGACCATGGAACGGTTGCTCGCCGCCAGCCAGGAACGCCAGGCGTCCGTGTTCAACACCATGCGCCACACGGACGTGCTCGGAACCCTCCCCGCGCGGGCCGGCGAAGCGGTCCGGACCTTTTCCCAAATGATCGAGTCTCGCCGCCAGCAGCTCGAATCGACCGTCGATCTCAAGCTGGGGCCGTGGTCTCAGGAATGGCTGAAGACCATGGGCTACCTCGACGAGCTTCGCCGCGCGGAGAAGGATCCGGAAACCTCCGAGAATCGCGTGCGTCATTTGCAAGACCTTGCCGCGACACTCGACGTGGCGGGCGATCCGGCGGATCCCGCCTTGAAACGGCTGGAGGCGTTTCTCGAGGACATCACCCTCGATCGTGAACGCGAGGAGGACAAGGAAGCCGGGGACGCCGTGACCCTGATCACGATTCACAGTTGCAAGGGCCTCGAGTTTCCCCACGTCTATGTGGCCGGTTTGGAGGAAGGATTGCTGCCGCACACCCGTTCCAAGGAGGAAGGCACGACCGACGAGGAACGGAGGTTGTTTTACGTCGCCATCACGCGCGCGATGGAATCGCTCATGCTCAGCCACTGTGCCACCCGCAAGAAATACGGACAGGCGTCCCCCTGCCATCCCAGCAGCTTTCTCCGCGAAGTTCCGACGGAATTGACGGAGGATCTTGAAGCACGCGGCAAGGCGCCGGTCCGAACCAGCGAAGGCAAGGCTCGTTTCGACGCCCTGCGCGCCGCGATCGGTTGA